A genomic window from Vagococcus sp. CY52-2 includes:
- a CDS encoding ATP-grasp domain-containing protein has translation MKDLSERILPGSTIGIIGGGIVSYQLVLSAKKMRYKVAVLSESQNCIAGKTADIHFVCNINDEVSLLKLAEVSDVVTVITETLDKNTYKYLAEKTFFSQNMYAHSIVKNRYLQKQFLDSHSINITPYESAVVVSDVYDAAERIGYPCIIKQENRQLYGWDNNLIIHSAFEINQTVPLIQQGLCVVESYIEKQSEWEITLCLNDEGYYTIFPPIRIEATNIGELPYIESFEEWEDLKKDTVNQMELITKVIASELGVSGTVKVSYFLTNEDNLYVNNIYTFPREHDILTIHSCSLSVFDLHIKSICNFSLPAVRQLAPTYLLPLYKGEKEALYNLMEKKNKWQFFLNDGFRHTQQEGFAQVFPINKQESLQEIKYAGLISDSVEIQDGQSEKR, from the coding sequence GTGAAAGATTTGTCGGAAAGAATTTTACCTGGTAGCACAATAGGTATAATTGGCGGAGGCATTGTATCCTATCAATTAGTATTGTCTGCTAAAAAAATGAGGTATAAAGTAGCTGTTTTATCAGAGTCTCAAAATTGTATAGCAGGAAAAACAGCCGACATACATTTCGTTTGTAATATAAACGATGAAGTTAGTTTATTGAAATTAGCTGAAGTATCTGATGTCGTAACGGTTATTACAGAAACATTAGATAAAAATACTTATAAATATTTAGCAGAAAAAACTTTTTTTTCTCAAAATATGTATGCTCATTCTATTGTTAAAAATCGTTATTTACAAAAGCAATTTTTAGATAGTCATTCAATTAATATAACACCATATGAATCGGCTGTTGTCGTCTCTGATGTTTATGATGCAGCAGAAAGGATAGGGTACCCTTGTATTATTAAACAAGAAAATCGTCAATTATATGGTTGGGATAATAATTTGATTATTCATAGTGCTTTTGAAATTAATCAAACCGTACCTTTGATTCAACAGGGTCTCTGTGTTGTGGAATCCTATATTGAAAAGCAAAGTGAATGGGAAATTACGCTATGCCTAAATGACGAGGGATATTACACTATATTTCCTCCTATTAGGATAGAAGCGACAAACATTGGTGAATTACCTTATATTGAATCGTTTGAAGAATGGGAAGATTTAAAGAAGGATACAGTAAACCAAATGGAATTAATTACTAAAGTAATTGCTTCTGAATTAGGCGTATCTGGCACGGTTAAAGTGTCTTATTTTTTAACGAATGAAGACAATTTATATGTTAATAATATCTATACGTTTCCAAGAGAACATGATATTTTGACGATTCATTCATGTAGCTTATCTGTATTTGATTTACATATAAAAAGTATTTGTAATTTTTCTCTGCCTGCTGTGAGGCAATTAGCGCCAACCTATTTATTACCGTTATATAAGGGAGAAAAAGAAGCGCTCTATAATTTAATGGAAAAGAAAAATAAATGGCAATTTTTTCTTAATGATGGTTTTAGACATACTCAACAAGAAGGCTTTGCTCAAGTTTTTCCAATTAATAAGCAAGAAAGTTTACAAGAAATAAAATATGCAGGATTGATAAGTGATTCTGTTGAGATTCAGGATGGTCAGAGTGAAAAAAGGTAA
- the guaC gene encoding GMP reductase encodes MKIFDYEDVQLVPNKCIVNSRSECDTTVTLGGKQFKMPVVPANMQTIIDESIAEYLASNGYFYIMHRFNEQARKQFIKDMHDKDLFASISVGVKAAEYDFVNELKEENVVPEYVTIDIAHGHSDSVINMIKHLKKQLPETFVIAGNVGTPEAVRELENAGADATKVGIGPGKVCITKLKTGFGTGGWQLSALRRCSKAARKPLIADGGIRTHGDIAKSIRFGATMVMIGSLFAGHEESPGEMKEEDGVLYKEYFGSASEFQKGEHKNVEGKKIWTPFKGKLEDTLNEMQQDLQSSISYAGGKDVEAIRKVDYVIVKNSIFNGDIF; translated from the coding sequence ATGAAGATTTTTGATTATGAAGACGTTCAATTAGTGCCAAACAAGTGTATTGTTAACAGTCGTTCGGAATGTGACACGACAGTCACTCTGGGTGGAAAACAATTTAAAATGCCAGTTGTACCAGCTAATATGCAGACTATTATTGATGAGTCAATTGCTGAATATTTAGCTTCAAATGGATATTTCTATATTATGCATCGTTTCAATGAACAAGCGAGAAAACAATTTATTAAAGATATGCATGATAAAGACTTATTTGCCTCAATTAGTGTAGGGGTTAAAGCAGCTGAGTATGATTTTGTTAATGAATTAAAAGAAGAAAATGTAGTCCCTGAATATGTTACCATTGACATTGCGCATGGTCATTCTGATTCAGTAATTAATATGATTAAACACTTAAAGAAACAATTACCAGAAACATTTGTCATTGCGGGAAATGTTGGAACGCCTGAAGCAGTGAGAGAATTAGAAAATGCTGGAGCTGATGCCACAAAAGTTGGGATTGGACCTGGCAAAGTGTGTATTACTAAATTAAAAACAGGATTTGGTACTGGTGGTTGGCAACTTTCAGCATTAAGACGATGCAGTAAAGCTGCTAGAAAACCATTGATCGCAGATGGTGGTATTAGAACACATGGTGATATTGCGAAGTCTATTCGCTTTGGAGCAACTATGGTTATGATAGGTTCATTATTTGCTGGACATGAAGAGTCACCGGGTGAGATGAAAGAAGAAGATGGCGTATTGTATAAAGAATATTTCGGAAGTGCTTCTGAATTTCAAAAAGGTGAACATAAAAATGTTGAAGGCAAAAAAATCTGGACACCATTTAAGGGAAAATTAGAAGATACATTAAACGAAATGCAGCAAGATTTGCAATCGTCTATTTCTTATGCTGGTGGAAAAGATGTTGAAGCCATTCGCAAAGTAGATTATGTGATTGTTAAGAATTCTATTTTTAACGGTGATATATTCTAA
- a CDS encoding aldo/keto reductase family oxidoreductase, producing MKKIQIGTSSIEASQLALGCMRMAGLSTEKAKEVVTASMEVGINFFDHADIYGDGESERLFGEVIKGLNVSRDQFYLQSKCGIRKGYYDFSKEHIISSVEGSLQRLQTDYLDVLALHRPDALMEPDEISEAFYELKKSGKVRFFGVSNFAPSTVELLQQSLSDKLIVNQLQFGLQHAGMVSTNMNVNMENETGINRDGSVLDYMRLKQLTVQAWSPYQFGYFEGVFINHPDFKELNNCLQNIANRYQVTPTVIATSWINRHPANIQTIVGSMNPERIKEISQSTGVELTRQEWYELYQASGFELL from the coding sequence ATGAAAAAAATTCAAATTGGAACGTCATCAATCGAGGCGTCCCAACTTGCACTAGGATGTATGAGAATGGCAGGTTTATCAACCGAAAAAGCAAAAGAAGTGGTAACAGCATCAATGGAAGTTGGAATAAACTTTTTTGATCATGCAGATATTTACGGTGATGGAGAGTCTGAACGTCTTTTTGGTGAAGTCATCAAGGGCTTAAATGTATCAAGAGACCAATTTTATCTTCAATCAAAATGCGGTATTAGAAAAGGGTACTATGATTTTTCAAAAGAGCACATTATCTCATCAGTTGAAGGAAGTTTGCAACGTTTACAGACAGATTACCTTGACGTATTAGCACTACATCGTCCAGATGCGTTGATGGAACCTGATGAGATTTCTGAAGCTTTTTATGAATTAAAAAAATCGGGTAAAGTCCGTTTCTTTGGGGTGAGCAACTTTGCACCAAGCACGGTAGAATTGTTACAACAATCATTATCGGATAAATTGATAGTTAATCAATTACAATTTGGTTTACAACATGCTGGGATGGTGTCAACCAATATGAATGTTAATATGGAAAATGAAACAGGCATTAATCGTGATGGCTCAGTATTAGATTATATGAGACTAAAACAACTAACTGTACAAGCTTGGTCTCCTTATCAGTTTGGTTACTTCGAAGGAGTATTTATTAATCATCCAGACTTTAAAGAGTTAAATAACTGTTTACAAAATATTGCTAATCGCTATCAAGTGACACCAACTGTGATTGCCACTTCATGGATTAATCGACACCCAGCTAATATTCAAACAATCGTTGGTAGTATGAATCCAGAAAGAATTAAGGAAATATCGCAATCAACTGGTGTTGAATTAACACGTCAAGAATGGTATGAATTATATCAAGCATCAGGCTTTGAATTATTATAG
- a CDS encoding GntR family transcriptional regulator, with the protein MKKGKTQKLVYDYVKKQIETDTWLNGYHIIEQDLANDLKVSRTPIRSAIDQLIDENYLKKEANRGVIVKKERISNKEFTERTQLIELLCSHYLFQLQIKEYLIDDQSFLSMEELNKPSSNKEYYYDLFWQQFLSPLNNELMKSTILTQITSIKLVEFPNVSINFLYDETHKLSKKLSRLLLEKNYEVARKEIRVYINRLNLELIDQQI; encoded by the coding sequence GTGAAAAAAGGTAAAACGCAAAAATTAGTTTATGATTATGTCAAAAAGCAAATTGAAACTGATACGTGGTTGAATGGATATCATATTATTGAGCAAGATTTAGCCAATGATTTAAAAGTTAGTCGAACGCCGATTCGATCGGCAATTGATCAATTAATTGATGAAAACTATTTAAAAAAAGAAGCCAATCGGGGTGTCATAGTAAAAAAAGAAAGAATAAGCAATAAAGAATTTACGGAACGAACCCAATTGATTGAGTTGCTTTGTTCCCATTATCTGTTTCAGTTACAAATTAAAGAATATTTAATCGATGATCAGTCATTTTTATCTATGGAAGAATTAAATAAACCATCATCAAATAAAGAATATTATTATGATTTATTTTGGCAACAATTTTTATCACCCTTAAATAATGAGTTAATGAAATCGACTATTTTAACACAGATAACTTCTATAAAATTAGTCGAATTTCCCAATGTTTCCATTAATTTTTTGTATGATGAAACACATAAATTAAGTAAAAAATTATCAAGGTTATTATTAGAAAAAAATTATGAAGTAGCTAGAAAAGAAATTCGTGTTTATATCAATCGTTTGAATTTAGAGCTAATCGATCAACAAATATAA
- a CDS encoding glucosaminidase domain-containing protein: protein MRKEKKNLSKKLIANTIIGVSMSVMSVCLPILEVVSIAESDKISSSPKPLYSLNVNENILKSNVKESSNSEDTIEESSGSTADSSSSTSSEETSSSSSTQESSSNSSTSSSTEPTKPSTNETSSSSSSSSTTDASSSRNEDSSTRPDKNSNTSMSKPSSSNSAISSSASPSNASNVKNEKSLINYSRNQTTAEFIEEIGEDAREIGQKNNLYASIMIAQAILESGSGNSSLSRTPNHNLFGIKGSYKNESVEMATLEENSDGGLYTINAKFRKYPSYKESLEDYAMLMSGGISGRSTFYQGAWKSNTSNYQEATKYLTGRYATDSRYHEKLNGLIEAYDLTQYDSKKAKKETIDKTKETENFIKEIAPKIEDVADKNDLYASVLIAEAIIKSNSGNNELMEKHNIYQVTGHSNNQTVKVETLKTDIETKKTTLDLKEYKVYSDNNEAIDDYVAELKKDKTSYQEMTRSKKDTPRKVTAYLTAQNKEDRRYHKRLNGLIDTYNLKQYDKVAKNSDKKEKKSTKSVDVVNELGINMVTQLAESFAPTKLSSLTTTK from the coding sequence ATGAGGAAAGAAAAGAAAAATTTGTCTAAAAAACTTATTGCCAATACCATTATAGGCGTTAGTATGTCTGTTATGTCAGTTTGTTTGCCTATCTTAGAGGTCGTATCTATTGCAGAATCAGATAAAATATCCTCATCCCCTAAACCTTTATATAGTCTAAATGTTAATGAGAATATTCTAAAGAGTAATGTAAAAGAAAGTAGCAATTCTGAAGATACTATAGAAGAGTCATCTGGTTCAACAGCTGACTCTTCTTCGAGTACGTCATCTGAAGAAACTTCTAGTTCAAGTAGTACACAGGAAAGTAGTAGTAATTCATCAACAAGTAGTTCAACAGAACCGACAAAACCATCGACTAATGAAACAAGTTCCTCGAGCTCATCAAGCTCGACAACAGACGCTTCTTCTAGTAGAAACGAGGATAGTAGTACTAGACCAGATAAAAATTCTAATACATCAATGTCTAAACCAAGCTCGTCAAATAGCGCAATTTCTAGTAGCGCCTCACCTTCCAATGCAAGTAATGTAAAAAATGAAAAGTCACTTATTAATTATTCACGAAACCAAACAACTGCGGAGTTTATCGAAGAAATAGGTGAAGATGCAAGAGAAATTGGTCAAAAAAATAATCTTTATGCGTCTATTATGATAGCACAAGCAATACTCGAAAGTGGTTCTGGCAATAGTAGTTTATCTAGGACTCCAAATCATAATTTATTTGGTATTAAAGGCTCTTATAAAAATGAGTCTGTTGAGATGGCTACACTAGAAGAAAATAGTGACGGCGGTTTATATACTATTAATGCTAAATTTAGAAAATACCCAAGTTATAAAGAATCATTGGAAGATTACGCTATGCTGATGTCTGGTGGAATATCTGGCCGTTCGACTTTTTATCAAGGAGCTTGGAAATCTAATACATCTAACTATCAAGAAGCAACAAAATATTTAACTGGAAGATATGCAACTGATTCGAGATATCATGAAAAATTAAATGGATTAATTGAGGCATATGATTTAACACAATATGATTCAAAAAAAGCTAAAAAAGAGACTATTGATAAAACAAAAGAAACAGAAAATTTTATTAAAGAGATTGCTCCTAAAATTGAAGATGTAGCAGATAAAAATGATTTATATGCTTCTGTTTTAATTGCTGAAGCAATTATTAAAAGTAATTCAGGAAACAATGAATTGATGGAAAAACATAATATTTATCAAGTGACTGGTCATTCTAATAATCAGACTGTTAAAGTTGAAACATTAAAAACAGATATTGAAACAAAAAAAACAACGCTTGATTTAAAAGAATATAAAGTGTATTCAGATAACAATGAGGCTATTGATGATTATGTTGCAGAGCTGAAGAAAGATAAAACGAGTTATCAAGAAATGACGCGTTCTAAAAAAGATACACCTAGAAAAGTAACAGCTTACCTAACTGCACAAAATAAAGAAGATAGACGTTATCATAAACGTTTAAATGGTTTAATTGATACATATAATTTAAAACAATATGATAAAGTAGCTAAAAATAGTGATAAAAAAGAAAAAAAATCAACTAAGTCTGTCGATGTTGTCAATGAACTAGGTATCAATATGGTTACTCAGTTAGCAGAAAGTTTTGCCCCAACAAAATTATCATCACTAACAACAACAAAATAA
- a CDS encoding xanthine phosphoribosyltransferase, with protein MELLKQTIVKQGRVLDENILKVDSFLTHQIDPNLMNKIGQHVAQTYKDKGVTKIVTIESSGIAPAVFIGLHMGLPVVFARKQKSLTMNNELLTSEVYSFTKQVTNTIAISNKYLEEGDNVLVVDDFLANGQAALGLIELCKQAGATIEAVSIVIEKSFQDGRQLLEEQGYTVDSLARVISLKNNEIEFID; from the coding sequence TTGGAATTATTAAAACAAACAATTGTTAAACAAGGTAGAGTTTTGGATGAAAATATTTTGAAAGTTGATAGCTTTTTAACTCATCAAATTGATCCAAATTTAATGAATAAAATTGGTCAACATGTGGCACAAACTTACAAAGATAAAGGTGTAACAAAAATTGTAACCATTGAGTCATCAGGTATTGCTCCGGCAGTATTTATTGGATTACATATGGGACTTCCAGTTGTGTTTGCTAGAAAACAAAAAAGTTTAACAATGAATAATGAGCTTTTAACATCTGAAGTGTATTCATTTACCAAACAGGTGACAAATACCATTGCCATTTCTAATAAATATCTTGAAGAAGGTGACAATGTATTAGTTGTTGATGACTTTCTAGCTAATGGACAGGCAGCATTAGGATTAATTGAGTTATGTAAACAAGCTGGGGCGACTATTGAAGCTGTATCGATTGTCATTGAAAAATCTTTTCAAGATGGTAGACAATTATTAGAAGAGCAAGGCTACACTGTAGATTCATTAGCTCGTGTGATTTCTCTAAAAAATAACGAAATCGAGTTTATTGATTAA